DNA from Atribacterota bacterium:
TAGCATTTTGCCCCTCTTTGCCTATTGATAGTGATAATTGCTGATCATCAACAACAACTAATGCTCTTTTTTCATTTTCAATTAGTTTGACAAATAGTACTTTTGCAGGGTTAAGTGAGTTGGCAATAAATGTTTTTTCGTCTTGATTCCATTTAATAACATCTATTTTTTCGTCTTGAAGTTCTGTCATTATAGATTTTATTCTGGAACCTCTATCACCAATGCATGATCCAATTGAATCAATCATATCGTCCCTGCTATCAACTGCTATCTTTGATCGTTTACCTGCTTCCCTGGCTATGCATTTTATTTCTACCAAACCTTCATGAATTTCTGGAACTTCTAATTCAAAAAGTCTTTTGAGCAAGTCGGGATGGGTTCTTGAAAGAAGAATCCTAGGCCCTCTTGAGGTTTTTTTAACCTCTATGATGTAAAATTTCATTCTTTTACCTTTAGAATAATTCTCTGTTCTTACTTGTTCGTTTAATGGTAATACTGCTTCAGCCTTACCTAAATCAACAATTATATTATAACTTTCCTGTCGTTGTATTGTACCAGTTACAATATCCCTAACTTTATCAATATAGCGATCATAAACCGCTTTTCTTTCGGCTTCTCTTATTTTTTGAACAATTACTTGTTTGGCAGTTTGGGTAGCAATTCTTCCAAATTCTTTTGGTGTTATTTCAATATTAATATCTTCACCTATAGAAATAATTCCTTTTTTAAGTCTCTTAGCTTGCTCCATATCAATTTCAGTTGATTGATTTTTAACTGATTCTACGACCGTTTTTTTTGTAAATACCTGTACTTTACCAGTTTCTTTACTAAAAACTATTTCAACATTGCTTTTACCTTGGGCATAATTTTTCTTATAAGCTGAAACAAGGGATGTTTCAATAGTATCAATCAATACTTCTTTTGAAATACCTTTCTCTTTTTCGATTTCGTCTAATATTTTTATTAAATCTATGTTTATATTCATATTTCTATTTTTTCTCCTCCCATAATTATTTTGGAAACAAAATTATAGGATTTTTAGTAACCACAACTAAAATATCTAAATTACAAAACAAAAGAGTGGTTCAGAAACCACTCTTTTTAAAAAATTTTTAATATTTATTATATTATAGCACAGAAAGAAAAAATATCAAAGATATAAATAATTCTATTTTTAATACAATTGTATTACGGTTATTTGTTTAAAAAATATTTCCTTTCACTATTAAATTAATTTTATATTCTCCTAAATTTTGGTTTATCTTATCAATTCACCTTCTACATAGGATTCATTAACTTTTTTTAATTCTATTTTTACCATTTCTCCTATCTTTATTTTATCAACATCTTCACATGCACATACTTTTATATAATTATCAGTTAGCCCGCAAATATTATTTTTGTTATTTTTTTTACCCAGATATTCTATTAAAACATTTTTCTTCTTCCCGATGTTTTTAATAAAAAAATTCCTTTGGAGTTGTTTAGACAAACAATTAAGAATTTTTACTCTCTCTTTTATAATATCAGGTTTAACCTTACCAGGCAACAATGAAGCAAGTGTTGATTTTCTCTCTGAAAAGGGAAAAACATGTACGCGCGCTAAACCCATTTTTTTTATAAATTCATAAGTTTTTTCAAAAGAGTGATTGTCTTCACCAGGAAAACCCACAATAACATCAGTAGTTATTGCAATGTGAGGCATCTTCTTTTTTAACTTTCTAACTATCCTTTCATATTGTTCAGTATTATACTTTCGGTTCATTAGAAAAAGAGTATTATCATCACCACTTTGCAAAGGAATATGAAGATGATGACAAATCTTTGAAGATTTAGAAAACAAATCAATCAGATTATCAGTAACCCATGGCGGTTCTATCGAGCTTAGCCTAATTCTATTAATTTCCTCTATTTTTTCCATTTTTTGGATTAATAATTGTAAACTGGATTTATTTTCTTTTAAATCATTCCCGTAGCTACCTAAATTAATACCCAATAAAACTATTTCACTATGGCCATTTGATATTAGATTTTTAGCTTCTGCCATGATATTTTCTATCGTTCTGCTTCTAGCTCTTCCACGAAGATAAGGAATAATACAATAACTGCAAAATTGTTCACAACCATCCTGGATTTTTATTAATCCCCGAACATGCTCATTAAAATTAAAAAAATCATTATTGGAATAGTAGGCTATTTGGCTTGCCGGTTTATAATAAATAGTTTTTTTACTATTTTTTTGTTTTATATCTTTAAATATTGAGAAAATAGAATCCTTATAGTAATTGCTTATCAAGTAATAATTTGAAATATTGATATCTTTTAATTCAGATAGGTTTGCTTCAATAACACAACCTGTTGCGATAATAATTGCTGAAGGATTTTGTCTTACGGCTTTTCTAATCATTTGTTTTGATTTTCGTACAGCCTCTTTGGTAACAGCGCAAGTGTTAATAATATAAATATCAGCCTTATCGTTAAAATTGTTTATAATATATCCATTTTCAAGAAAAGCCTGTCTCAGACTACCTGTTTCATACTGATTTACTTTACACCCAATAGTTTTAAAAGCAACATTTATTGGCACTTCATACACCAGAATAATATATATCTTTATTGACTAATATTATGTTAATAATAATTGAATGATTATGAATTATATATTTTTTTAACATTACTAAATTTTATTTTTTTGAAAATGTCTCTTTTACTTTCTCAAAAAAATTTTTTTCTCCTATTTTATTTAAATCTTCTCCAGTTTCCTGGGCAAGTTCATAAATAAGTTTTTTCGCTTTTTGACTTAAATTTTTTGGTACTTCAACAATAATTTTTACATGTTCATCCCCTCTTATTTTGCTTCCAAGCTTATAAGCACCTTTTCCTCTTAACCGAAATACAGTATTACTTTGAGTTCCTGAAGGTATTTTCATTTTAACATTTCCATCCAAAGTGGGTACTGATGTTTCTCCTCCAAGAATAGCTTTTGCTACACTGACTTTATGTTCACAATAAATATCTGTGCCATTTCGCTTGAAAAGCGGATGTTTTTTGACATTGATAACTATAAAAATATCACCTGGAGGACCACCATTTTCACCAGGTTCACCCATTCCAGCTAACCTGAGCCTATGTCCACTCTCTACACCGGGAATAATTTTGACAGTTATAGTTTTTTTTGTTTTTACTTTTCCAGAACCATAACAAAACTTGCATGGAGATTCTATAATTTGGCCAGTTCCTTTACACCTGGGGCATGTCTGTATATTAATCGATTGACCAAAGAATGTATTTTGGGTCATCCTTATTTCTCCACTGCCATTACAATCCGGGCATGTCTTTTTAGATGTGCCAGGTTCTGAACCAGTTCCTTTGCAATGACTGCAATCTTGCCAGGTTGGTATTTCAATCTTTTTTTCGGTACCAAATGCTGCTTCCTTAAGTGTAACTTCTAAATTATATCTTAAACTGGTTCCTTTTTTGGCCCTTTCTCTTCCGTATGTTCTCCTTGAACTTCCTCCACCAAAAAAAGATTCAAATATATCACTAAAGCTTCCGAAATCATCCGTGCCTTCTCCATAAAAATTCCTGAAGTCGAAGCCAGCTCCTGAATCAGAAGTATCAGCAGAACCGAACTGATCATACCTTGCCCTCTTTTCGGGATCACTTAATACTGAATAGGCTTCTCCAATTTCTTTAAATTTACTTTCTGCCTCTTTTTTATTATCCGGATTAGCATCTGGATGATATTTCAATGCTAACTTTCGATATGCTTTTTTTATTTCTTCCTGACTTGCATCTTTACTAATATTTAGGATTTGGTAATAATCTTTTTTTGCCAAAATATTAATCCCCTTTAAGATTGTAATTACAATAATTTTTTATAATAAGAATATTTAATGATAAACATTTAATTTTACTGTATTTATGATTTATTTGTTTTTTTTTCTAATTTATTTAATTGTCGAATTTCCCTTATATCATTTTCATTTTAATATAAAGGAAATTCGACAATTATTTTTTAATAATAATTACTTTTTCAATTATTTATTTTTATTATTATCATTCTCTTCCTGATATTCAGCATCATATACTTTTTCATCTTTTTGCGTATCATTAGATTCCTGTTGAGACTGACTATCTGTGGAATTTCCAGTTTCATTAGATTGGGCTTGTTGCTGCTGATTCTGATCGGAAGATTGTTTGTACATTTCCTCAGCTAATTTATGAGAGGAGTTAGTAAGTTTTTCTATCCCTGATTTCATTTCTTCAATATTATCTACCTGCATAGCCTTTCTCAACTGGCTTATATGATCATTTATTTCATTTTTTATACTGTCACTGACTTTATCACCGGCATCTTTTAATGTTTTTTCTGTGCTATAAATCAAAGTATCTGCCTGATTATTGAGTTCAACTTTTTCTTTTTGCTTACGATCATCTTCTGCATATTGTTCTGCTTCCTTAACTTTCTTCTGTATTTCTTCTTCTGTTAAACCGCTAGAGTGTTTAATAGTAATTTTTTGTTCTTTTCCCGTACCTTTGTCTTTGGCTTTAACATTAAGTATACCATTGGCATCAATATCAAATGACACCTCGATTTGAGGAATACCTCTTGGTGCAGGTGGAATACCCACTAACTGGAAACGCCCTAAACTGGTGTTGTCTTTAGCCATAGGTCTTTCGCCTTGTAAGACATTTATATCTACAGCAGTTTGGCTATCAGTTGCAGTTGAAAATATTTGCTGTCTGGATGCCGGAATAGTGGTATTTTTTTCAATCAGCTTAGTAAAAACTCCACCCAGAGTTTCTATTCCTAATGACAAAGGGGTCACATCTAATAATTGTATGTCTTTTACTTCACCTTTTAGTTTGCCGGCTTGAATAGCTGCCCCCATGGCTACAACCTCATCAGGGTTTACTCCCTTATGTGGTTCTTTTCCAAATATTTTATTGACTATTTCATGCACTTTGGGCATTCTGGTTTGTCCGCCTACCAAAATAACTTCATCGATATCATTTGCTGTTAACTTTGCATCAGATAATGCTTTTTTACATGGTTCAATAGTTCTTTCTAAAAGATCATCGGTCAATTGCTCTAACTTTGCTCTGGTTAAAGTATAATTCAAATGTTTAGGTCCGCTTGCATCAGCTGTAATAAATGGTAAATTTATATCAGTTTCAACAGATGATGACAGCTCACATTTGGCTTTTTCTGATGCTTCCTTTAGTCTTTGCAATGCCATTTGATCTTTGCTTAAATCGATTCCCTGATCTTTCTTAAAGTTATCAATTAGCCAATTTATAACGCGTTGATCAAAATCATCTCCACCCAAAAATGTATCACCATTTGTCGATTTAACCTCAAAAATGCCTTCACCTATGTCAAGAATAGAGATATCAAATGTCCCCCCTCCAAGATCAAAGACAGCAATTTTTTCACTTTTTTTCTTATCCAATCCATATGCAAGTGATGCTGCTGTGGGTTCATTTATAATTCTAAGTACATTTAATCCAGCAATTCTACCTGCTGCCTTAGTAGCTTCTCTCTGATTGTCATTAAAATAAGCAGGTACAGTAATAACCGCGTCCTTGACTTCTTCACCTATATGATCCTCTGCAGACTGCTTTAGCTTTTGCAAAATCATTGCAGAAATCTCCTGTGGGCTATACTCTTTATCTTTTGACTTAATCATTACATTCGTATGCTCACCCTCAACGATATCATAGGATAATACTTTTTTTATTTCCTGAACTTCAGGATCATTAAATCGTCTACCTATAAACCGCTTCACAGAATAAATTGTATTTTTAGAATTAGTTACAGCCTGTCTTTTAGCCAATAAACCAACAAGTCTTTCACCTTTTTTACTAAAAGCAACAACTGATGGAGTTGTTCTACTCCCCTCTTTATTTTCTATAACTATAGGTTGCCCGCCTTCCATGACAGATACAACCGAATTTGTAGTACCTAAGTCTATACCAATCGCTTTAGCCATAATCTTAATTTCCTCCTTAAATATATTTATATTAATTATTACTTTTTTTGTATTAATTTAAATTATTATTCTTATCATCCTAACATGATTCTTTTTTACCTTTAGATACTTTTACAACTGATGGCCTTATCACATTCGATTTCAAATAATAACCTTTTGTGATTTCTTCTGTTACAGTATCTTCAGGGAATTTATCTGATTCAACTTGCATAATTGCTTCGTGGCAGTACGGATCAAATTTCTCTCCAACTGCATTTATAGGTTTTAATCCTTCTTTTTCTAATATTTTATGGAGTTCTTTTAAAATTCCCTCAATTCCTTCTTTTACAGATTCAATATTATTTTTATCATCATTTTTAGAGTATAATGCAGCTCTTTCTAAATTATCTATAACTGATAAAAGTTGACATATCAAATCTTTATTAGCATATTCCATGAAATCTTTTTTCTTCTTTTCTTCTCTTTTTTTATAGTTTTCGAAATCTGCCTGCATTCTAAGTAATTGGTTCTTATAAAGTTTTTCATTATTTTTAATATTGCAAAACTCATCTTTTAATACATCTAATTCTGCCTCTAAATTATTTATTTTGTCATTCTTATCAGTTAATATTTCAATTAAATCATTTTTTTTCATCTTTGAATATTTATCTTTGGCATTATTCATTTTATCTTCAACATCTTTTTTCATCTTCTCATTCATTCGTAGCCTCCGTCAATACATTATAATGATAATCTATTCTGATAGTATTTTAGTCAATCTGCTGGCAATAAAATCCAATATTGATAATGCTTTAGGGTAATTCATGCGTGTTGGCCCAAGTACGCTTATAGCCCCCATCGGCTTTCCTTGAATATAATATTTTTTTGTAATTACACTGCAATCCTCCATTACCTTTTGACCTAACTCACTTCCGATAGCAATATCAAGTTCTTTATCTAACAGAGTTTTTTTAATTATTTGAACCAGGTTTTTTTCTTCTTCAATAAAATCAAATAGATAATTCAATTTTTCGATTTCCTTGAATTCAGGTTGTTTTATGATATAACAACGATTTCCTAAAAAAATATTTTCCTCTTCATATTTAAAATCAAAACATTTTTCAATAAGCTTCCAAATCGCGTCCAGTGTCTGGTATTTATAATAAAAGTGATAAATTTTTTCCAAAATCTCATCATTTAATAATTCCAGGCTTTTCCCATAAAATTCTTTCTTTATAATCATAGCTATAGTCTCTAAATTATCTTCAGATATTTCAAAGTTTACTTTCATTATTTTTTGAAAAAAAAGTCCACTACTAGTAATCAGGGTAACCAGTATTCTATTATTATCCAATAAAATAAAATGAATATCTTTCAGTGTATCTCCAACCATATTTGGTGCTAATACAACACCAAGATTATTTGTCAATCTCGAAATAAGTTTTGATGTAATTCGCATAATCTCATTAAATTCTTTTCTTATCCTGTAGTGTTCAGATATTTCATCTTTTTCCGTCTGGCTTAATTTGTAAATCCTTTTTAACATTAAATTATCTACATAGAATCGATAACCCTTATCAGTAGGTACACGACCTGCTGATGTATGGGGCTTTTTCAAAAAACCTAATTTTTCCAATACTTGCATATCGTGTCTTACAGTAGCAGAGCTAACATTTAAATCATAATTCTTTACAATCATTTCTGATCCAACCGGCTCTG
Protein-coding regions in this window:
- the hrcA gene encoding heat-inducible transcriptional repressor HrcA, which encodes MVINDRMKIILNTVVYRYITEAEPVGSEMIVKNYDLNVSSATVRHDMQVLEKLGFLKKPHTSAGRVPTDKGYRFYVDNLMLKRIYKLSQTEKDEISEHYRIRKEFNEIMRITSKLISRLTNNLGVVLAPNMVGDTLKDIHFILLDNNRILVTLITSSGLFFQKIMKVNFEISEDNLETIAMIIKKEFYGKSLELLNDEILEKIYHFYYKYQTLDAIWKLIEKCFDFKYEEENIFLGNRCYIIKQPEFKEIEKLNYLFDFIEEEKNLVQIIKKTLLDKELDIAIGSELGQKVMEDCSVITKKYYIQGKPMGAISVLGPTRMNYPKALSILDFIASRLTKILSE
- the grpE gene encoding nucleotide exchange factor GrpE; this translates as MNEKMKKDVEDKMNNAKDKYSKMKKNDLIEILTDKNDKINNLEAELDVLKDEFCNIKNNEKLYKNQLLRMQADFENYKKREEKKKKDFMEYANKDLICQLLSVIDNLERAALYSKNDDKNNIESVKEGIEGILKELHKILEKEGLKPINAVGEKFDPYCHEAIMQVESDKFPEDTVTEEITKGYYLKSNVIRPSVVKVSKGKKESC
- the dnaJ gene encoding molecular chaperone DnaJ; its protein translation is MAKKDYYQILNISKDASQEEIKKAYRKLALKYHPDANPDNKKEAESKFKEIGEAYSVLSDPEKRARYDQFGSADTSDSGAGFDFRNFYGEGTDDFGSFSDIFESFFGGGSSRRTYGRERAKKGTSLRYNLEVTLKEAAFGTEKKIEIPTWQDCSHCKGTGSEPGTSKKTCPDCNGSGEIRMTQNTFFGQSINIQTCPRCKGTGQIIESPCKFCYGSGKVKTKKTITVKIIPGVESGHRLRLAGMGEPGENGGPPGDIFIVINVKKHPLFKRNGTDIYCEHKVSVAKAILGGETSVPTLDGNVKMKIPSGTQSNTVFRLRGKGAYKLGSKIRGDEHVKIIVEVPKNLSQKAKKLIYELAQETGEDLNKIGEKNFFEKVKETFSKK
- the mtaB gene encoding tRNA (N(6)-L-threonylcarbamoyladenosine(37)-C(2))-methylthiotransferase MtaB, with protein sequence MPINVAFKTIGCKVNQYETGSLRQAFLENGYIINNFNDKADIYIINTCAVTKEAVRKSKQMIRKAVRQNPSAIIIATGCVIEANLSELKDINISNYYLISNYYKDSIFSIFKDIKQKNSKKTIYYKPASQIAYYSNNDFFNFNEHVRGLIKIQDGCEQFCSYCIIPYLRGRARSRTIENIMAEAKNLISNGHSEIVLLGINLGSYGNDLKENKSSLQLLIQKMEKIEEINRIRLSSIEPPWVTDNLIDLFSKSSKICHHLHIPLQSGDDNTLFLMNRKYNTEQYERIVRKLKKKMPHIAITTDVIVGFPGEDNHSFEKTYEFIKKMGLARVHVFPFSERKSTLASLLPGKVKPDIIKERVKILNCLSKQLQRNFFIKNIGKKKNVLIEYLGKKNNKNNICGLTDNYIKVCACEDVDKIKIGEMVKIELKKVNESYVEGELIR
- the dnaK gene encoding molecular chaperone DnaK, whose translation is MAKAIGIDLGTTNSVVSVMEGGQPIVIENKEGSRTTPSVVAFSKKGERLVGLLAKRQAVTNSKNTIYSVKRFIGRRFNDPEVQEIKKVLSYDIVEGEHTNVMIKSKDKEYSPQEISAMILQKLKQSAEDHIGEEVKDAVITVPAYFNDNQREATKAAGRIAGLNVLRIINEPTAASLAYGLDKKKSEKIAVFDLGGGTFDISILDIGEGIFEVKSTNGDTFLGGDDFDQRVINWLIDNFKKDQGIDLSKDQMALQRLKEASEKAKCELSSSVETDINLPFITADASGPKHLNYTLTRAKLEQLTDDLLERTIEPCKKALSDAKLTANDIDEVILVGGQTRMPKVHEIVNKIFGKEPHKGVNPDEVVAMGAAIQAGKLKGEVKDIQLLDVTPLSLGIETLGGVFTKLIEKNTTIPASRQQIFSTATDSQTAVDINVLQGERPMAKDNTSLGRFQLVGIPPAPRGIPQIEVSFDIDANGILNVKAKDKGTGKEQKITIKHSSGLTEEEIQKKVKEAEQYAEDDRKQKEKVELNNQADTLIYSTEKTLKDAGDKVSDSIKNEINDHISQLRKAMQVDNIEEMKSGIEKLTNSSHKLAEEMYKQSSDQNQQQQAQSNETGNSTDSQSQQESNDTQKDEKVYDAEYQEENDNNKNK
- the nusA gene encoding transcription termination factor NusA, with the translated sequence MNINIDLIKILDEIEKEKGISKEVLIDTIETSLVSAYKKNYAQGKSNVEIVFSKETGKVQVFTKKTVVESVKNQSTEIDMEQAKRLKKGIISIGEDINIEITPKEFGRIATQTAKQVIVQKIREAERKAVYDRYIDKVRDIVTGTIQRQESYNIIVDLGKAEAVLPLNEQVRTENYSKGKRMKFYIIEVKKTSRGPRILLSRTHPDLLKRLFELEVPEIHEGLVEIKCIAREAGKRSKIAVDSRDDMIDSIGSCIGDRGSRIKSIMTELQDEKIDVIKWNQDEKTFIANSLNPAKVLFVKLIENEKRALVVVDDQQLSLSIGKEGQNARLAARLTGWKIDIKSDSQYKKESNNEKDNNSDKIS